A region from the Corylus avellana chromosome ca7, CavTom2PMs-1.0 genome encodes:
- the LOC132187277 gene encoding ABC transporter C family member 8-like — protein MAPLVLGTSLGGFSWVCKGEIDLSSYCIQRTIIDGVNLFFLCAFYLFLLIGFIGEYYTRRSTRRDWVSIVVSICCALLSIAYISFGLWNLIAKNDDFNHMSWLVYLVRGLVWISFTVSLLVQWSKWIKALNFVWWVLSFTLVSALNIQVLLRTHSIEILDVVPWPINFLLFICAFRNLSHFASQDNLDDNLSEPLLAKTTGKDQRGLGQASFPSKLSFSWINPLLILGYSKPLALEDIPSLVSEDEANFAYQKFSHAWDSLSREMGLNKRRNLVIWAIAKVYFKENIFIAICAFLRTIAVVVAPLLLYAFVNYSNGNEKNLDEGLSIVGCLIVVKVVESLSQRHWFFDSRRSGMRMRSALMVAVYQKQLKLSSLGRRRHSTGEIVNYIAVDAYRMGEFPWWFHSTWSFTLQLFLAIGVLFGVVGFGALPGLVPLLICGVLNVPFAQMLQKCQSQLMIAQDVRLRSTSEVLNNMKIIKLQSWEEKFKSLIESLRDNEFKWLAESQYKKTFGTLLYWMSPTIVSSVVFMGCAIFHSAPLNASTIFTVLATLRSMGEPVRMIPEALSSLIQVKVSLDRLNAFLLDDELKNDEMRRIPFQKSDKSVNIQAGNFSWDPETIIPTLKEVNLEIRWGQKVAICGPVGAGKSSLLYAVLGEIPKISGTVNVFGSIAYVSQTAWIQSGTIRDNILYGKPMDKTRYEKAIRVCALDKDINTFNNGDLTEIGQRGLNMSGGQKQRIQLARAVYSDADIYLLDDPFSAVDAHTAAFLFNDCVMAALGKKTIILVTHQVEFLSEVDKILVMRDGKITQSGSYEELLTAGTAFEQLVNAHRDAMTVLNPSGDTSQREFGKLDTVQPEGSKENSEGGIAAKGPPGAQLTEEEEREIGDVGWKPFWDYIFVSKGLLMLCLGIITQAGFVALQAAATYWLALAIEIPKITSAVLIGVYTAISTLSAVFVYARSFFAAQLGLKASSAFFSAFTNAIFKAPMLFFDSTPVGRILTRASSDLSILDFDIPFSIIFVVAACVELLATVGIMASVTWQVLIVAIFAFIATRYVQGYYQASARELIRINGTTKAPVMNYASETSLGVVTIRAFNMVDRFFQNYLRLIDTDAGLFFYSNAAMEWLILRIEVLQNLTLFTAAFLLVLLPKGSIAPGLVGLSLSYALSITGSQIFMTRWYCYLSNYIVSVERIKQFMHIPPEPPAIVQGNRPPSSWPSKGRIELQALKIKYRPNAPLVLKGITCTFKEGTKVGVVGRTGSGKTTLISALFRLVEPASGKIIVDGLDICSIGLKDLRMKLSIIPQEPTLFRGSVRTNLDPLGLFPDNEIWKALEKCQLKATISSLPNLLDSSVSDEGENWSAGQRQLFCLGRVLLKRSKILVLDEATASIDSATDAILQRIIRQEFSECTVITVAHRVPTVIDSDMVMVLSYGELLEYEEPSKLMETNSSFSKLVAEYWSSCRSNSYRDFSKHQ, from the exons GGGGGTTCTCATGGGTTTGTAAAGGAGAGATTGATTTGAGTTCTTACTGCATTCAAAGAACAATCATAGATGGTGTAAATCTGTTCTTCCTCTGTGCTTTCTACCTATTTTTGCTCATAGGTTTTATAGGAGAGTATTATACTCGAAGAAGCACTAGAAGAGATTGGGTCTCCATAGTAGTTTCAATCTGTTGTGCTCTTCTTAGCATTGCTTATATTAGCTTCGGTTTATGGAATCTAATCGCCAAAAATGATGATTTCAATCATATGAGCTGGTTGGTCTACCTTGTTAGGGGACTGGTTTGGATCTCTTTCACAGTCTCATTGCTTGTTCAATGGTCTAAATGGATCAAAGCTCTGAACTTTGTTTGGTGGGTGTTGTCCTTTACATTGGTTTCAGCTCTGAATATCCAAGTTCTACTACGAACGCATAGCATTGAAATTTTGGACGTGGTGCCTTGGCCTATCaactttttacttttcatttgtGCTTTTAGGAATCTCAGTCACTTCGCTTCTCAAGATAATCTAGATGACAATCTATCTGAACCTCTATTAGCCAAAACGACTGGAAAAGACCAAAGAGGATTAGGCCAAGCCAGTTTTCCTAGCAAATTGTCATTTTCTTGGATTAAtcctttacttatcttgggatACTCAAAGCCATTAGCTCTTGAAGATATCCCCTCTCTAGTTTCCGAAGATGAAGCCAACTTTGCCTACCAAAAATTTTCTCATGCATGGGATTCTCTTTCAAGGGAGATGGGCTTGAACAAGAGACGAAACTTGGTTATTTGGGCTATTGCAAAAGTCTACTTCAAGGAGAATATATTCATAGCCATTTGTGCATTTCTTAGAACAATTGCTGTAGTTGTTGCTCCTCTATTACTCTACGCTTTCGTAAATTATTCGAATGGCAATGAGAAAAATCTGGATGAAGGTCTCTCTATTGTGGGGTGTCTGATTGTTGTCAAGGTGGTCGAGTCTTTGTCTCAGCGGCACTGGTTCTTCGATTCAAGGAGGTCAGGAATGAGGATGAGATCAGCCTTAATGGTGGCAGTCTACCAAAAACAGTTAAAGCTTTCAAGTTTGGGAAGGAGAAGGCACTCAACTGGGGAGATAGTGAATTATATTGCAGTTGATGCCTATCGAATGGGTGAATTTCCATGGTGGTTCCATTCGACATGGAGCTTCACATTGCAGCTTTTCCTAGCCATTGGTGTTCTTTTCGGGGTTGTAGGTTTTGGTGCTCTTCCTGGTTTAGTTCCTCTTCTCATTTGTGGAGTCCTTAATGTGCCTTTTGCACAAATGCTGCAGAAGTGTCAGTCTCAGTTGATGATTGCCCAAGATGTGCGGCTGAGATCCACTTCTGAGGTCCTAAACAATATGAAGATCATAAAGTTGCAATCATGGGAAGAGAAATTCAAGAGTTTGATCGAATCCCTCCGCGACAACGAATTCAAATGGTTGGCTGAATCACAGTATAAAAAGACTTTTGGCACCCTATTGTATTGGATGTCTCCAACCATTGTCTCTTCAGTAGTCTTCATGGGATGTGCCATTTTTCACAGTGCCCCACTAAATGCTAGCACTATCTTCACAGTTCTTGCAACATTGAGGAGCATGGGGGAGCCTGTCAGAATGATACCCGAGGCTCTTTCTTCTTTGATCCAAGTGAAAGTATCCTTGGATCGTCTCAATGCTTTTCTGCTTGATGATGAgctaaaaaatgatgaaatgagGAGAATTCCCTTTCAGAAGTCGGATAAGAGTGTAAATATACAAGCAGGCAACTTCAGTTGGGATCCGGAAACAATAATTCCAACTCTAAAAGAAGTGAACTTAGAAATAAGATGGGGGCAGAAAGTTGCTATTTGTGGGCCAGTTGGGGCTGGGAAATCCTCATTACTTTATGCTGTACTAGGGGAGATACCCAAAATTTCAGGAACG GTTAATGTATTTGGATCCATCGCCTATGTTTCTCAAACTGCTTGGATCCAAAGTGGGACAATTCGTGATAACATACTATATGGAAAGCCTATGGACAAGACCAGATATGAGAAGGCCATAAGAGTGTGTGCTTTAGACAAGGACATCAATACTTTCAACAATGGTGATCTCACAGAAATAGGCCAAAGAGGGCTTAACATGAGTGGAGGACAGAAACAGAGGATTCAACTAGCTCGAGCTGTATATAGTGATGCTGATATCTATCTCCTCGATGACCCATTTAGTGCAGTAGATGCGCATACAGCtgcatttttatttaat GATTGCGTCATGGCTGCCCTTGGAAAGAAAACTATCATTTTAGTGACTCATCAAGTGGAGTTTCTCTCAGAAGTTGATAAAATTCTG GTTATGAGGGATGGAAAAATTACTCAGTCAGGAAGCTATGAGGAGCTCTTGACAGCTGGGACAGCATTTGAACAACTTGTGAATGCCCATAGAGATGCAATGACAGTATTGAATCCTTCAGGGGATACAAGTCAAAGAGAATTTGGAAAGTTAGATACGGTTCAGCCAGAGGGGTCTAAGGAAAACAGCGAGGGGGGGATTGCTGCAAAGGGTCCACCAGGAGCACAAttaacagaagaagaagaaagggagaTTGGTGATGTTGGATGGAAGCCATTCTGGGATTACATCTTTGTCTCAAAGGGATTGCTTATGCTTTGTTTAGGCATTATAACTCAGGCTGGTTTTGTTGCTCTTCAGGCTGCTGCAACTTATTGGCTAGCTCTAGCCATTGAAATTCCTAAAATCACTAGTGCCGTTTTGATTGGAGTTTACACTGCAATTTCAACACTTAGTGCTGTCTTTGTATATGCAAGGTCTTTCTTTGCAGCCCAACTTGGATTAAAAGCCTCTAGTGCTTTCTTCTCTGCTTTCACCAATGCTATCTTCAAAGCTCCCATGCTTTTCTTTGACTCAACCCCTGTTGGGCGGATTTTGACTCGA GCTTCATCAGACTTGAGTATTTTGGATTTCGACATACCTTTCTCCATTATCTTTGTAGTGGCTGCCTGTGTTGAACTTCTGGCTACAGTAGGAATTATGGCTTCCGTCACATGGCAAGTTCTCATTGTAGCCATTTTTGCTTTCATAGCTACAAGATACGTTCAG GGGTATTATCAAGCCTCTGCAAGGGAACTAATAAGGATCAATGGAACTACAAAAGCACCAGTTATGAATTATGCATCGGAGACATCACTTGGAGTGGTCACAATAAGAGCTTTTAACATGGTGGACAGGTTTTTCCAGAACTATCTAAGGTTAATTGACACAGATGCAGGACTTTTCTTCTATTCAAATGCAGCCATGGAGTGGTTAATTTTAAGAATAGAAGTACTTCAGAATTTGACCCTCTTCACTGCAGcatttcttcttgttttactTCCCAAGGGTTCTATAGCTCCAG GGCTTGTGGGGCTTTCTCTTTCTTATGCACTGTCAATAACAGGCAGCCAAATTTTTATGACACGATGGTATTGCTACTTGTCAAACTACATTGTCTCAGTTGAACGAATCAAACAATTCATGCACATACCACCGGAGCCTCCAGCAATTGTGCAGGGCAACAGGCCACCATCTTCATGGCCTTCAAAGGGTAGGATAGAGTTGCAGGCTTTGAAG ATAAAATATCGTCCAAATGCTCCACTAGTTCTCAAGGGAATCACTTGCACATTCAAAGAAGGGACTAAAGTAGGAGTTGTGGGAAGAACAGGAAGCGGGAAAACTACACTAATAAGTGCTTTGTTTCGTTTAGTAGAGCCTGCAAGTGGGAAAATTATTGTAGATGGGCTAGACATATGTTCCATTGGCTTGAAGGATTTAAGGATGAAACTCAGCATCATCCCTCAAGAGCCAACTCTTTTCAGGGGTAGTGTCCGGACAAACTTGGATCCTCTAGGTCTTTTCCCTGACAATGAAATATGGAAG GCCCTTGAGAAGTGTCAGCTTAAGGCAACAATCAGCAGCCTACCTAATCTGCTAGACTCTTCTG TGAGTGATGAAGGTGAAAATTGGAGTGCGGGGCAGCGGCAACTCTTTTGCCTTGGCAGAGTCCTTCTCAAAAGGAGTAAAATTCTAGTGCTTGATGAAGCTACTGCTTCCATAGATTCTGCAACAGATGCCATTCTACAAAGAATTATCAGGCAGGAATTCTCAGAATGCACTGTGATAACAGTAGCCCATAGAGTTCCCACTGTTATTGATAGTGACATGGTCATGGTCCTCTCTTATG ggGAGCTATTAGAATATGAGGAGCCTTCAAAGCTTATGGAGACCAACTCCTCCTTCTCTAAGCTTGTAGCTGAATACTGGTCAAGCTGCAGGAGTAACTCCTACCGGGATTTCAGCAAACATCAATGA